In Candidatus Cetobacterium colombiensis, one genomic interval encodes:
- a CDS encoding YibE/F family protein: MKKISLFFIMFSIVLFSQSLDSTDGPTVDEYIKGKILYLENTIKSSYNQEDGIKEIEEYRVKILEGEDKGKEVLVQSPIYLENAYNIFIRENQNIVLYKELGEDFENIYYIVDVDKRGSLLGIASIFILLTIIIARYKGIKAILSLFIVIGIIYKVFLPMIANGYSPILISTICALFCSTVTIFLTTGFSEKGIVAILGAVSGVVVAGAMSMYFSYKMAMTGFVSVEALNYSTLLSGIRIREIISAGVILGSMGAVMDVSMSISSALTELKNRDISINKKEIFESGMRIGEDIIGTMVNTLILAYIGSGILSTLFIYLQKEQFPLIRILNFESVAADIVRAFAGSIGILVAVPITSYLCCIMFTKKNS; encoded by the coding sequence ATGAAAAAAATAAGTTTATTTTTTATTATGTTTTCAATAGTATTATTTTCTCAAAGCCTAGATTCAACTGATGGACCAACTGTTGATGAATATATAAAAGGAAAAATATTGTATTTAGAAAATACAATAAAAAGTTCTTATAATCAAGAGGATGGAATAAAAGAGATAGAGGAGTATAGAGTAAAAATATTAGAAGGGGAAGATAAAGGAAAGGAAGTATTAGTTCAATCACCGATTTATTTAGAAAATGCTTATAATATTTTTATAAGAGAAAATCAAAATATAGTTTTATATAAAGAATTAGGAGAAGATTTTGAAAATATTTATTATATAGTAGACGTTGATAAAAGAGGATCTTTATTAGGAATAGCTAGTATTTTTATATTATTGACAATTATTATAGCCAGATATAAGGGGATAAAAGCAATTTTATCATTATTTATAGTAATTGGAATAATATATAAAGTATTTCTTCCAATGATAGCAAATGGATATTCACCAATATTAATATCAACTATTTGTGCACTATTTTGTTCTACTGTAACAATATTTTTAACAACTGGATTTTCTGAAAAAGGAATTGTAGCAATATTAGGAGCTGTTTCAGGAGTTGTTGTAGCAGGAGCAATGTCTATGTATTTCTCTTATAAGATGGCAATGACAGGATTTGTATCTGTAGAAGCTTTAAATTATTCTACACTATTAAGTGGAATAAGAATTAGAGAAATAATTTCAGCAGGAGTTATTTTAGGAAGTATGGGTGCTGTAATGGATGTATCTATGTCAATATCTTCAGCATTAACAGAGCTTAAAAATAGAGATATAAGTATAAATAAAAAGGAAATTTTTGAATCTGGAATGAGAATAGGTGAAGATATAATAGGAACAATGGTAAATACTTTGATATTGGCTTATATTGGTAGTGGAATTTTATCAACGTTATTTATTTATTTACAAAAAGAGCAATTTCCACTTATTAGAATACTTAATTTTGAGTCGGTGGCAGCAGATATAGTTCGTGCTTTTGCAGGAAGTATAGGAATATTGGTTGCGGTACCAATAACATCGTATCTTTGTTGTATAATGTTTACAAAAAAAAATAGCTGA
- a CDS encoding alpha/beta hydrolase family protein, with amino-acid sequence MQRAKDYLLLSVLSYCNFSQEDYKKNLDQIYRENDPQKLDSDGFNFSNSSTRHLFYNFFKDILQNWEIFYIESKRASDLEKDSTGFYSVVFRNVKHDKYVISYRGSEKYPLEDAYKDFIENDLKIGLGVKPVQFYDGLEVFNKIYDEFKIPKEKISITGHSLGGGIAQFVSIMVDKERGFIPYTCTWNAVGINRDGIINLLDFFNYDKILDKLNLDDIEKQYFIEFKNEYLTFFLKELKKGKVIKDSSTLLIESNVKISPQIDDGFIKSFVKTTKFENLLGKLSMDTKNKLLDNNKVFNALFKVDNLTSELFEADYFIRKIKANKVYEENIVNFCHSEDLTVSLFPHVGAVYQVDKSFLKKEIRKKTIFSSFLFFTKSVQEYHYQDIFLPFIEVEGERVGMFSKNLSVGYLGTIIRKILTFEYCVEKDLLADYYSLVSINNINYKKIKYQVLNAIKKCGEDILYKSQAYNQLKEMDQETFSKVWEDLKTKLPSPYRIQDIYDLILF; translated from the coding sequence ATGCAAAGAGCTAAAGATTACCTATTGCTTAGTGTACTCTCTTATTGTAATTTTTCTCAAGAAGATTATAAAAAAAATTTAGATCAAATTTACAGAGAGAACGACCCACAAAAATTAGACAGTGATGGATTTAATTTTTCAAATTCATCAACGAGACATCTTTTCTATAATTTTTTTAAAGATATTCTACAAAATTGGGAGATATTTTATATTGAAAGCAAGAGAGCTTCTGATTTAGAGAAAGATTCAACAGGATTCTATAGTGTAGTTTTTAGAAATGTTAAACACGATAAATATGTAATATCTTATAGAGGAAGTGAAAAATATCCATTAGAGGATGCTTATAAAGATTTTATAGAAAATGATTTAAAAATTGGATTAGGTGTAAAACCAGTTCAATTTTATGATGGATTAGAAGTTTTCAATAAGATTTATGATGAGTTTAAAATACCAAAAGAAAAAATTTCAATAACAGGTCATTCTTTAGGTGGAGGGATAGCTCAATTTGTAAGTATTATGGTTGATAAGGAAAGAGGATTTATTCCATATACTTGTACTTGGAATGCTGTGGGAATAAATAGAGATGGAATTATAAATCTTTTAGATTTTTTTAATTATGATAAAATTTTAGATAAATTAAATTTAGATGATATTGAAAAACAATATTTTATAGAGTTTAAAAATGAATATTTAACATTTTTCTTAAAAGAATTAAAAAAAGGTAAAGTGATTAAAGATAGTAGTACATTATTAATTGAAAGTAATGTGAAAATTTCACCTCAAATAGATGATGGATTTATAAAGAGTTTTGTAAAAACTACCAAATTTGAAAATTTATTGGGCAAATTATCGATGGATACTAAAAATAAATTATTAGATAATAATAAGGTATTTAATGCGTTATTTAAAGTTGATAATTTAACAAGTGAATTATTTGAAGCAGATTATTTTATTAGAAAAATAAAAGCAAACAAAGTTTATGAAGAAAATATAGTTAATTTTTGTCATTCAGAAGATTTAACAGTTTCTCTTTTTCCACATGTAGGGGCTGTATATCAAGTGGATAAAAGCTTTTTAAAAAAAGAAATTAGAAAGAAAACAATTTTCTCAAGTTTTTTATTTTTCACAAAATCAGTTCAAGAATATCACTATCAAGATATTTTCTTACCTTTTATTGAAGTAGAAGGAGAGAGAGTAGGGATGTTTAGCAAAAATTTATCTGTAGGTTATTTAGGAACTATCATTAGAAAAATATTAACATTTGAATATTGTGTAGAAAAAGATTTATTAGCAGATTACTATAGTCTTGTTTCTATAAATAATATAAATTATAAAAAAATAAAATATCAAGTATTGAATGCAATAAAGAAATGTGGAGAAGATATTTTATATAAATCCCAAGCATACAATCAACTAAAAGAAATGGATCAAGAAACTTTTTCTAAAGTTTGGGAAGATTTAAAAACAAAACTTCCTAGTCCTTATAGAATTCAAGATATATATGATTTAATATTGTTTTAA
- a CDS encoding diacylglycerol kinase translates to MKRRETKQDITQSFNVAIEGIIETIRTERNMKFHAFCTILVLMISVFIGVSRMELIVLSISMSLVLSAELLNTAIESFVDLVSPDYNLLAKRAKDVGAGAVFIAATNALIVGYLVFHKRIAGQFENFFDLLKESYANVLIFIIVFIVVLVIGIKSFFKKGTPLRGGIPSGHSALGGALFMGIFFLTNDVRVFYLSLFLLILVLQSRVEGKIHTVLETLIGAALGMGVTYLFLSLLKI, encoded by the coding sequence ATGAAGAGAAGGGAAACTAAACAAGATATAACACAAAGTTTTAATGTAGCAATTGAGGGGATAATTGAAACTATAAGAACAGAAAGAAATATGAAGTTTCATGCATTTTGCACAATTTTAGTTTTAATGATATCAGTTTTTATAGGTGTTAGCAGAATGGAATTGATAGTTTTATCAATTAGCATGTCTCTTGTTTTATCTGCAGAACTTTTAAATACAGCTATAGAAAGTTTTGTTGATTTAGTTTCACCAGATTATAATTTATTAGCAAAGAGAGCGAAAGATGTTGGAGCAGGAGCGGTATTTATAGCTGCTACCAATGCTTTAATTGTAGGTTATTTAGTTTTTCATAAAAGAATAGCTGGGCAATTTGAAAATTTTTTTGATTTATTAAAAGAGTCTTATGCTAATGTTTTAATTTTTATAATTGTTTTTATAGTAGTTTTGGTAATTGGAATAAAAAGTTTTTTTAAGAAAGGAACTCCTTTAAGAGGAGGCATACCAAGTGGTCATAGTGCTCTTGGTGGAGCTCTTTTTATGGGGATATTTTTCTTAACTAATGATGTTAGAGTTTTTTATTTATCACTATTTCTTTTGATTTTAGTTTTACAATCAAGGGTAGAGGGTAAAATACATACTGTATTAGAAACATTAATAGGAGCAGCATTAGGAATGGGGGTAACATATCTTTTTTTATCCCTATTAAAAATTTAA
- a CDS encoding LysO family transporter: MSRILLYIFIINCGFFLSKYNLIPLKLKIKTSILQTLSLFFLLGVMGYKIGSDDKIISEFPTLGFQALIIAIFSILGSILITKFLFKKRGEK; the protein is encoded by the coding sequence ATGTCTAGAATTTTACTTTATATTTTTATTATTAATTGCGGCTTTTTTTTAAGTAAGTATAATTTAATACCCTTAAAGTTAAAAATAAAAACTTCTATTTTACAAACACTGTCTTTGTTCTTTCTTTTAGGTGTTATGGGTTATAAAATTGGAAGTGATGATAAAATTATAAGCGAATTTCCTACTCTTGGATTTCAAGCTTTAATTATTGCTATCTTTTCAATTTTAGGAAGTATTCTTATAACAAAATTTTTATTTAAAAAAAGAGGTGAAAAATAG
- the rpsO gene encoding 30S ribosomal protein S15: protein MAINKAEIINAYGKDAKDTGSTEVQIAILTAQINHLTDHLRTHKKDFHSRLGLLKMVGKRKRLLSYLMSKDIEGYRALIAKLGIRK from the coding sequence ATGGCTATTAATAAAGCAGAAATAATCAACGCTTACGGAAAAGATGCAAAAGATACAGGATCTACAGAGGTTCAAATCGCTATCTTAACTGCACAAATCAACCACTTAACTGATCACTTAAGAACTCACAAGAAGGACTTCCACTCAAGATTAGGATTATTAAAAATGGTTGGAAAAAGAAAGAGACTTTTAAGCTACTTAATGAGCAAAGATATCGAAGGATACAGAGCTCTTATTGCTAAATTAGGAATCAGAAAGTAG
- a CDS encoding KdsC family phosphatase yields the protein MIKLIVLDVDGTLTDGKLYISNSGDEMKSFNVKDGLGITQAIKLGKEIAIITGKTSKIVHRRCEELGIKEIHQGIKDKISTLDSILDKYNLSYDNIAYMGDDLIDLAVMKRCKLAGAPKDSVDEILAISDFISTKNGGDGAVREFIEFILKKENLWENVINNFMPTEQ from the coding sequence ATGATTAAACTTATCGTTCTAGATGTTGATGGAACTCTAACTGATGGTAAACTTTATATATCTAATTCTGGAGATGAAATGAAGTCTTTTAATGTAAAAGATGGATTAGGAATAACCCAAGCTATTAAACTTGGAAAAGAAATTGCCATTATTACAGGTAAAACATCAAAAATTGTTCATAGACGTTGCGAAGAACTTGGTATTAAAGAAATACACCAAGGAATTAAAGATAAAATCTCAACTTTAGATTCTATTTTAGATAAATATAATCTATCATACGATAATATAGCTTATATGGGCGATGATTTGATTGATTTAGCTGTTATGAAAAGATGTAAGCTAGCTGGAGCCCCTAAAGACTCTGTAGACGAAATTCTTGCTATCTCTGACTTTATTTCAACTAAAAATGGTGGAGATGGAGCTGTTAGAGAATTTATAGAATTTATATTAAAAAAAGAAAATTTATGGGAAAATGTTATAAATAATTTTATGCCCACTGAACAATAA
- a CDS encoding HD family phosphohydrolase, giving the protein MKKIELFGLSLTFKINKKNSDDAELYTKDHHLKEKIFYLILMIMFIVISSKSGYIVNKQKYNIGDVAINDIYSPKSILFNDRDKKQDIIKNLMESSKKEYIYVPQAGTAYISGAEYLFDEILKKNFKKNKLYLDKVEDIIGKQLPPKLITELTQLNKKELLETKERVIGFLTKAYATGIIREKGTLTISPPNNELFLELPEFDKKIVENFLTANYIYDETKTKNSIAEKISQIDDQILDIKAGTLLVKKGDIITESRAKLLEAVGIYSYKKSLGFSLANFLYTIIITVIFYPLLANKFKKNILNKSIYRSLFLIYTIGFLAYRFTKPDHIYFVPFETMYFLMTILFAKDFAFITSLMALSFLFPIVGYDPIFIVVTFLVCLMGSYLIEKVTTRQELIALGMKLAVTKFFLYLLLTYFTGREQNLVVLQSGEIVVSGLLSGMLAIAVLPYFERTFNILTTFRLLELGDLSHPLLKLLSMKAPGTFHHSMMVATLSEAAAEAIGANAIFARVASYYHDIGKMKRPKFYVENQEGGENPHSKISPFLSTLIITAHTKDGNELGREYKIPREIRDVMFEHQGTTMLAYFYNKAKQLDPTVIEEDFKYGGPIPRSKESAIIMLADSIEAAVRSLDEKTPITIENMLRRIINSKIEDNQLSEAALTFKEIEIIIKTFTKVLMSIHHVRIKYPGQK; this is encoded by the coding sequence ATGAAAAAAATTGAGCTATTTGGTCTAAGTTTAACTTTTAAAATAAATAAAAAAAACTCAGACGATGCTGAATTATACACTAAGGACCATCATTTAAAAGAAAAGATTTTTTACCTAATTTTAATGATAATGTTTATAGTTATTAGTTCTAAAAGTGGCTATATAGTAAATAAACAAAAATATAATATTGGTGATGTAGCTATAAATGATATATACTCACCAAAAAGTATTCTCTTTAATGATAGAGACAAAAAGCAAGATATTATAAAAAATCTTATGGAAAGCTCGAAAAAAGAATATATATATGTACCACAAGCAGGAACAGCATATATATCTGGTGCAGAGTATTTGTTTGATGAAATATTAAAGAAAAATTTTAAAAAGAATAAACTTTATCTAGATAAAGTTGAAGATATAATAGGCAAACAATTACCACCTAAGTTAATAACAGAGTTAACACAATTAAATAAAAAAGAGTTATTAGAAACAAAAGAAAGAGTTATAGGATTTCTAACAAAAGCTTATGCAACAGGAATAATAAGAGAGAAAGGAACTTTAACTATATCACCACCAAATAATGAGTTATTCTTAGAATTACCAGAGTTTGATAAAAAAATTGTGGAAAACTTTTTAACAGCAAATTATATATACGATGAGACAAAAACTAAAAATTCTATAGCTGAAAAAATATCTCAAATAGATGACCAAATTTTAGATATTAAAGCAGGGACATTACTTGTAAAAAAAGGTGATATTATAACTGAAAGTAGAGCTAAACTATTAGAAGCTGTAGGAATTTATTCATATAAGAAGAGCTTAGGATTTTCTTTAGCAAATTTTTTATATACAATTATAATAACAGTTATATTTTATCCGTTATTAGCTAATAAATTTAAAAAGAATATATTGAATAAAAGTATTTATAGAAGTTTATTTTTAATATATACAATAGGTTTTTTAGCGTATAGATTTACAAAGCCAGATCATATATATTTTGTTCCATTTGAAACAATGTATTTTTTAATGACCATTTTATTTGCAAAGGATTTTGCATTTATAACTTCTTTAATGGCACTATCATTTTTATTTCCAATAGTTGGGTATGATCCAATATTTATTGTTGTAACTTTCTTGGTTTGTTTAATGGGGTCATATTTAATAGAAAAGGTAACTACAAGACAAGAGTTAATAGCTTTGGGAATGAAATTAGCTGTAACTAAATTCTTTTTATATTTATTATTAACTTATTTTACAGGAAGAGAGCAAAACTTAGTTGTTTTACAAAGTGGTGAAATAGTTGTTTCAGGATTATTGTCTGGGATGTTGGCAATTGCAGTTTTACCATATTTTGAAAGAACATTTAATATATTAACAACGTTTAGATTACTAGAACTAGGGGATTTGTCCCATCCGTTATTAAAATTACTTTCTATGAAAGCTCCTGGAACATTCCACCACTCTATGATGGTTGCAACACTTTCAGAAGCAGCAGCAGAAGCGATTGGTGCAAATGCTATATTTGCAAGAGTTGCATCTTATTATCACGATATTGGAAAAATGAAAAGACCTAAATTTTATGTGGAAAATCAAGAAGGAGGAGAAAATCCTCATTCAAAAATTTCGCCATTTTTAAGTACTTTGATAATAACTGCTCACACTAAAGATGGTAATGAACTAGGAAGAGAATACAAAATTCCTAGAGAGATAAGGGATGTAATGTTTGAGCACCAAGGAACAACAATGTTAGCTTATTTTTATAATAAAGCGAAACAATTGGATCCTACAGTAATAGAAGAAGATTTTAAATATGGAGGACCAATACCAAGAAGTAAAGAGTCAGCAATAATAATGTTAGCAGATTCAATAGAAGCTGCAGTAAGATCTTTAGATGAAAAAACACCGATAACTATTGAAAATATGTTAAGAAGAATAATAAACTCGAAGATAGAAGATAATCAGTTATCAGAAGCAGCATTGACATTTAAAGAAATCGAAATTATAATTAAAACATTTACAAAAGTTTTAATGAGTATTCATCACGTAAGAATAAAATATCCAGGACAAAAATAA
- a CDS encoding ATP-dependent DNA helicase, whose amino-acid sequence MNIEEKISLEARKKMKLEIENVNGNEVFFRGIPDENGLVEDVEVLARGNRYSVPAILKAMRKGEVIIHNHPSGHLYPSDPDVEIAAIYSNKLDGASYIVNNEVTDIYIIVELIQKKNIKIDIKPYFEKNGLLANVFKEFEYRNEQLEMAEVIEKGLNTETKVIVEAGTGTGKTLGYLIPAIEWSIKNKKRVVISTNTINLQEQLLNKDIPIAKKVIQGDFNYMLVKGRGNYLCNRKLHNVATGDVVDFEEYSQSQKSQFKEVLKWGGKTETGDKGELPFEVDYSIWEHFQSESDMCAGNKCPFKSECYFLKARDEKKKADILITNHHMYFSDLAIRKEIGFNTEYSILPEYELVVFDEAHNVEKVARDYFSYEISKYGFTKTMNQIYTMEKSKKRGTGSLDVLINYLKSCDYDGKKGIELDLENDIKLRHRNLFNSGRAYFNFLIEIFSKGQMSSITYRLKKNEFEKAVFYNQLDNLKDELIVDLSSYLKKVRTILGKIKDLEDKEGYISDFSRYIDRLDGFFENLKFINSLDDEKFIYWAEVNGKKSNSKLVATPLKIDGELDKNLYTNLKQMVFTSATIAIGKDFSYFKESIGLKEKTLEKVIHSPFDYNNQMKVYLPKDLLNPSDPKFIDSIKEFLKNLILKTSGKCFILFTSYSALNYMYYMIKDELEEAGLNLLIQGQAPRTQLVNMYKNIKNPVLFGTDSFWEGVDIKGDQLSSVIIIKLPFKVPSDPITEAIIENITQQNKNAFVEYQIPESVIKFKQGIGRLIRSKSDKGIITILDNRIITKSYGKYFKEAIPTKNIKILTKIDILKDISKTQKE is encoded by the coding sequence ATGAATATAGAGGAAAAAATATCTTTAGAAGCTAGAAAGAAAATGAAGCTAGAGATAGAAAATGTTAATGGAAATGAGGTTTTTTTTAGAGGAATTCCAGATGAAAATGGTTTAGTTGAAGATGTAGAAGTTTTAGCAAGAGGAAACAGATATTCTGTTCCTGCTATTTTAAAGGCTATGAGAAAAGGAGAAGTAATCATTCATAATCATCCTTCTGGGCATTTATATCCTTCAGATCCAGATGTAGAGATTGCAGCTATATATTCTAATAAATTAGATGGGGCCTCGTATATAGTCAACAATGAAGTTACAGATATATATATAATTGTTGAGTTAATCCAAAAGAAAAATATAAAAATAGATATAAAACCATATTTTGAAAAAAATGGTCTTTTAGCAAATGTTTTTAAAGAATTTGAATATAGAAATGAGCAGTTAGAAATGGCTGAAGTTATTGAAAAAGGATTAAATACAGAAACTAAAGTTATAGTGGAGGCTGGAACTGGAACTGGAAAAACATTAGGATATTTAATTCCAGCTATTGAATGGAGTATAAAAAATAAAAAAAGAGTTGTAATCAGTACGAATACAATAAATTTACAAGAACAACTTTTAAATAAGGATATTCCTATAGCTAAGAAAGTTATCCAAGGAGACTTTAACTATATGTTGGTTAAAGGAAGAGGAAATTATTTGTGTAATAGAAAACTACATAATGTTGCTACAGGAGATGTCGTAGATTTTGAAGAATATAGTCAAAGTCAAAAGTCTCAATTTAAAGAAGTTTTAAAATGGGGTGGGAAAACAGAAACTGGTGACAAGGGAGAACTACCTTTTGAAGTTGATTATTCTATTTGGGAACATTTTCAAAGTGAAAGTGATATGTGTGCAGGAAATAAATGTCCATTTAAATCAGAATGTTATTTTTTAAAAGCTAGAGATGAAAAAAAGAAAGCTGATATTTTAATAACAAATCATCATATGTATTTTTCTGATTTAGCAATAAGAAAGGAAATAGGATTTAATACAGAATATTCAATTTTACCAGAGTATGAATTAGTTGTTTTTGATGAAGCACATAATGTTGAAAAAGTAGCGAGAGATTATTTTTCATATGAAATTTCAAAGTATGGCTTTACTAAAACAATGAATCAAATTTATACAATGGAAAAGTCTAAAAAAAGAGGAACTGGAAGTTTAGATGTTTTAATAAATTATTTAAAAAGTTGTGACTACGACGGAAAAAAAGGAATTGAATTAGATTTAGAGAATGATATTAAACTGAGACACAGAAATTTATTTAATTCAGGAAGGGCGTATTTTAATTTTTTAATAGAAATTTTTTCTAAAGGACAAATGAGTAGTATAACTTATAGATTGAAAAAAAATGAATTTGAAAAAGCAGTATTTTATAATCAATTGGATAACTTAAAAGATGAGCTAATAGTGGATTTATCATCTTATTTAAAGAAAGTTAGAACAATTTTAGGTAAAATTAAAGATTTGGAAGATAAAGAAGGATATATAAGTGACTTTTCTAGGTATATAGATAGATTAGATGGATTTTTTGAAAATTTAAAGTTTATAAATTCTTTAGATGATGAAAAATTTATATATTGGGCTGAAGTAAATGGAAAAAAAAGTAATTCAAAATTAGTTGCAACACCCCTAAAAATAGATGGAGAACTAGATAAAAATTTATATACAAATTTAAAACAAATGGTATTTACTTCTGCAACTATAGCTATCGGAAAAGATTTTAGTTATTTTAAAGAAAGTATAGGTTTAAAAGAAAAGACATTAGAAAAAGTAATCCATTCACCCTTTGATTATAACAATCAAATGAAGGTTTATTTGCCTAAGGATCTATTGAACCCTAGTGATCCAAAATTCATTGATAGTATAAAAGAGTTTTTAAAAAATTTAATATTGAAAACTTCTGGGAAATGTTTTATACTATTTACTTCTTATAGTGCTTTAAATTATATGTATTATATGATAAAAGATGAATTGGAAGAGGCGGGATTAAATTTACTTATACAAGGTCAAGCACCGAGAACTCAACTTGTAAATATGTATAAAAATATTAAAAATCCAGTTTTGTTTGGAACAGATTCTTTTTGGGAAGGTGTTGATATAAAAGGTGATCAATTAAGTTCAGTTATTATAATAAAGCTTCCGTTTAAGGTTCCTAGTGACCCAATTACTGAAGCAATAATTGAAAATATAACTCAACAAAATAAGAATGCCTTTGTAGAATATCAAATACCTGAATCTGTAATAAAATTTAAACAAGGTATAGGAAGATTAATAAGAAGTAAAAGCGATAAAGGAATTATAACAATATTAGATAATAGAATAATAACAAAAAGTTATGGAAAATATTTCAAAGAAGCAATACCTACGAAGAATATAAAAATACTTACTAAAATTGATATCTTAAAAGATATTTCTAAAACCCAAAAGGAGTAA
- the ybeY gene encoding rRNA maturation RNase YbeY: MEVVLDFSLEVEGYNEYINEEEVKQYICEVLNDEFQSEKPVYISVALVDNEEIQRINRDFRDKDSPTDVISFAYHETEDYMIGPYDTLGDIIISLDRVDEQCNEYNHSFRREFFYVLTHGMLHLLGYDHIEEEDKKEMRAREEEILGKFGHTRD; encoded by the coding sequence ATGGAAGTAGTATTAGATTTTTCTTTAGAAGTAGAAGGATATAATGAGTATATAAATGAAGAAGAGGTAAAGCAGTATATATGTGAAGTGTTAAATGATGAGTTTCAATCAGAGAAACCAGTATATATATCTGTGGCCTTAGTTGATAACGAAGAAATTCAAAGAATAAATAGAGATTTTAGAGACAAAGATTCACCGACAGATGTAATATCTTTTGCTTATCATGAAACAGAAGATTATATGATAGGCCCCTATGATACATTAGGAGATATTATAATATCTTTAGATAGAGTTGATGAGCAATGTAATGAATATAATCATTCTTTTAGAAGAGAATTTTTCTATGTTTTAACACATGGAATGCTTCATCTTTTAGGATATGACCATATTGAAGAAGAAGATAAAAAAGAAATGAGAGCTAGAGAAGAAGAAATATTAGGGAAATTTGGTCATACAAGAGACTAG
- the rpsT gene encoding 30S ribosomal protein S20 yields the protein MAHSKSAKKRVIIAERNRERNQAVKSRVKTMLKRVLVAVETKEVEAAKAALSVAYKELDKAVSKGIMKKNTASRRKARLAAKVNAL from the coding sequence TTGGCACATTCAAAATCAGCAAAAAAGAGAGTTATAATAGCAGAGAGAAACAGAGAGAGAAATCAAGCTGTAAAATCTAGAGTAAAGACTATGCTTAAGAGAGTTTTAGTAGCAGTAGAAACTAAAGAGGTTGAGGCTGCGAAAGCTGCTTTATCTGTAGCTTACAAAGAGTTAGATAAAGCTGTAAGCAAAGGAATCATGAAAAAGAATACAGCTTCTAGAAGAAAAGCTAGATTAGCTGCAAAAGTTAACGCTTTATAA
- a CDS encoding lysine exporter LysO family protein: MSGICLSIIIGGIVGYFFQTPILSLYSDHFIDLGLCLLLFFVGIDIGDNSSVFSNLKTYGKKIWLLPFSTILGSLLGGIIGSLVLPISIGEGLAISSGLGWYSLSAIELSKISAELGSIAFLSNVFREILAILTIPLIAKSIGSFESISTAGATAMDSLLPVINKSNSSDISIIAFFSGVVLTTSVPILVPIIVKVFNL, from the coding sequence GTGAGCGGAATTTGTTTGTCAATTATTATTGGAGGCATTGTTGGTTATTTTTTTCAAACACCTATTTTATCTTTATATTCAGATCATTTTATAGACCTAGGTCTTTGCCTACTTTTATTTTTTGTAGGTATCGATATTGGTGATAATTCTTCAGTTTTTTCTAACTTGAAAACTTATGGAAAAAAGATTTGGCTTCTTCCTTTTTCCACTATTTTAGGATCTCTTTTAGGTGGAATAATTGGTTCCTTAGTTCTTCCAATTTCAATTGGTGAAGGACTTGCTATTTCTTCAGGGCTAGGTTGGTATTCGTTATCTGCTATTGAACTTTCTAAAATAAGTGCGGAACTTGGGAGCATTGCTTTTTTAAGTAATGTCTTTAGAGAAATTCTAGCTATTCTTACAATTCCACTTATTGCTAAATCCATTGGAAGTTTTGAGTCAATTTCTACTGCAGGAGCTACTGCAATGGATAGTTTACTTCCTGTTATAAACAAAAGTAACAGTTCCGATATTTCTATTATAGCTTTCTTTTCTGGAGTTGTTTTAACTACTTCAGTTCCTATTTTAGTACCTATCATTGTCAAAGTTTTTAATCTATAA